In Metopolophium dirhodum isolate CAU chromosome 5, ASM1992520v1, whole genome shotgun sequence, the sequence CAACAACtgaacgaataaaaataaaatcgttatttttattaaaaacatgtgTAGGTACAACacgttattgtattatataatttaaaatataaagataacaATCAACATTAATAGAGTGATGGGAAAATCAGACATTATACTAAACcactattttacataatatgcaaaattataataataattatttaagttgataaaattgtgtgtaggtaCATTGTGTTAATGTGTCAGGTGGTCGGCGCGTTGTATAGGCAAATTTGATACATATGCGTGTAGGTGACCGTCGAACTAAATCCAACGCTGTTTTAACTGTGAACGAATATCatagtaatatgttttaatgttacGATGACGATAACGTATCACAACTTTTTAGGACAGGTGGTAGGCACGCGACCGacttatctatttaatattcaacGACAGCTGAAAATACTCGGACTCATAATTGTATGCCAATGACATCGGTGGCTGTTTTAGTCACGCCACAGTTAAGTCATCATTGCGACGTCGaacgaataataaattgtaataaaaacgtttaataataacatactaaGAAGAATATCATTCATCAAATTCCTGTCTTAGCAGGATTTATCGTGAttaccgataaaaaaaaaccatttcgtTCGATCCGAATATGAATATTTCTTGTTctaggttattttttatatattgttttatttacttttacgCATCGCGTggcttaatgtaataatatttggtttcgatttttttttacaacagtcCGAGCCGGTACTCATGGGCGAGTTCTGCAAGGAACAAGATCTACCGCGGCTCTGCGACCACGCGTTACTCGGCAACGACACCAGACACGTGCGGCCGTGCGCGGCCGCGGAGTCGTACACGTCGTCGGCCGACGAACTGACGGTGGAGATCTACCTGAAGCAGGGCTCGGTCCTGTTCCCGCTCCAGTTCCTGTTGCGGTACGAGTTCGTGGACCAGTCGGCGGAGCGGCGGCAGGGGCCCGGTGACGTGGGCCCGGCGGCGTGCAGCCGGACGTACGCCTCCGGTTCCGGGTACTTCGGGTCCCCAAAGAACGTGTTCTTCTACGGGCGGGGTGGCCGCCGGAACCTGACGTGCGTGTTCCGGTTCGTGCCCGGGTCGCCGGAAGAACGGGTCCGGGTGACCGTGTCCCGGATTCACTCGGCCAGCACGGCGTGCGCGACGGAGACGGACGCCCGGACGGACCGGTCGCGTTGCGTGTACGGCGGCGGCAGCGGAGCGGACGCGGGCACGGACGGCGTCGGCGGGTCCAGGGACGATGGGACTCAGGCCCGGGTGACGATCACGCACTACCCGTGGCCGGACATCGAACTTCCGGTGGGGTGCGCGTGCTCGGGGCTGCGTGAGCCGTTCACGTTCGAATCGTATCCGGGCGCGGCCGTCCGCGTCGAGTTCGCCGTCCGCGACATGAACGTTACGCAGGACCACCGGGACTTTGGGTTCTCGGCCGAGTACGCGTTCGTCAAGGCGTCGCCCACGGACAGGAACGCATGCCGAGACGCCCGCGAGCACCGGCACCTCCGCGGCCCGGGCGGCTTTATCGACCTGATCGGCGTGCCGTCGGCCGGCGGCCGACGTCCGGCCGCGGGCGCTTGCGCCGACTTTCCGTGGCTCATCGGTCCGGCCACGGCCGACAGCAGCATGTTGCGCACCGGTGGCTTCGTATACATGAAGTTGCGTGGCTACGAGATCCAGCGGTGGCGCACCAACTCGTTCATGTGCCCGACCCGGAACCGGGTGGTGGTGTACACCGGGGCGGGCGACGGGCCCAAAACCGCCAGGGTCATTTGCCCGTACGACACGGGGGCCAGCTACAACGCGCTCCGCGGGTCTTACGAGGCGTTCTCACCTGGCTGGGCCGAACCTCTGACCGGCGCCCAACAGCTGCAGCCCAACTCGAAGACAGTGGCCGTCGAGTTCCTGAACCGCGAGTATGGCGCGTACGCCGTCACCTGGATGGAGGTGTCCAAGATGCCGCGCATCATGCCGTCCACCAACGTGTACGCCATGTCGTCGAACGTCCACCCGGAATGCGCTTACAGGTCAGtcgcttttttttattattacgcgTATAAGAACAGTACCGAACTGTATACTCTCCTTCACACTTAATTCACATTTGGGATTGACACGACGTAGGATATGAACTTGGTGTGGTCAACATTCGTTTCTCTTTGTGtcacatcaaacattttttaatccaatgtatatattatattgttaattattgaatacaatatagAACAACAAGACGAGTCTGTACGAGTTGAGCTTAcgtttaaatgttcaatattttattgtaatataatgacaTAGAGGTACACGTCCAGTACAGTGCACAAAGTTTTGCATTTCATCTTATCTGTAGTAACGAACCGCGTAAATATTggtttatttttgttcaaatattatgaacttattaTGTAAGGCTGCCTTTTTTTCGTGTAAGAACTAACACGCTTAACCATTTACATATTTCATCAGGGACCTTGCCAAATgccataatattacataaacacATTTCAAAACTACTTGGATTTTGGTATCTCATCTGAAATCTCACTGAAAACTCTAGTGAGATCTTGTTCTAGGTCTTAATAATCAGTATTTTCTcgttggttttaaaatgtacaatgttgCACTCTCAGTAGGTATGCAAAGCTTGCAAATatctttattagttttttttaaatcaatatttctttaaattgacaaaactgtgtttatgtaaACGTATGAAAAAAAACCCGTGGTGGTCAGGACTCAGGATAAAGTTTGATGAGGTCTCATATAAGAACTCGTGGCGGTCAACGTGATAAGGACTAACCACGTTTCCCGACAATTTCGATTGATAACTTtgatgtattgtaattatattgttgtggTGAGCATCGATTTGTGCACATTGTaatcgattaaaaaaatatatatttacagagTAATAAAGCCCTCTGTacgcacacaatataataatatatctacctaGTATACGCACATAGtgttaggtttaaaattaattactattccCCACTACACCACCCATCACTCGGATTAGATGTGaatttattgtgtaataataatgcgATTATGCAAATGAAACGCtgtaatagaattttttttttttgctttacaATATTACTATGCGTAAAAGTATtccaagtataatttataaaaaaaaaatagaataaaaaaaagagCTGTGACCTTAATGttgtaagtttatattatttaaagcaaTTTCAGTAATACTATCATGTTCAACGAAATATAATCATCtcgtggaaaaaaaataaagtataaggGGTTAACTTGTGACTTTTATctaacttatttataataattatgtctgtAAGTACTTACGATTCCaagtcattaaaattaaattttccacTATCCTCattttaagttacttttaacctttaaattatatatttgtttattaacttTATACACTCTCATTACACTTTATCTCCTTCCAAAATGTAATCATGTAAACTTTTATACtacatatacctacacataggtacctttattaatttgtttacctACTGAAGATGAAACGTTTTCACCCGGGttttttttaccgaaaaaaGTTGTGCACATGGTTTTTTAGAGATAGCAGAaccaattttctgaaaataatagttatagtcaCATATTTTATCTTTCTAAAGTCgacttacaatttttataaaaaaaaaaaataaaaaccactttttaaaaataatttaacacattttaaaacaaacaaaatatacttttacgataaaaatacaacaatgaaataaaacatcgctcataaatataaatagtgtacCGGGTCGTTATCTTGATTATTCATTCATAAATCTAACTAGTACGATGTTCAAGTATACAATATtcgtatcaaaatatttttggagttgatatgtattgattatacctaactacctatattgtataatctGAAAACATTGTCACGGTCGATTTGTTtccattaaaaataacttttacgGCGATGTATAATACGACTCCTAAAATAATGTGATAACTTCTTTTTTGTCCTGTGGCACTTGTTTTCCAACGTTCCGCTAAAACAACCATCTTAAATGGTTGTAAATAAACCGTTTCACACACCTATTGATTTCactgtaaattaaaatgtgCCATcgtcattttaataaaactaaatagtttCGACATGATATCGTCGACCATAATTAAATGAATCAATACAGTACGGTAGTGCTCAAGTCgacaaaaattcaataaaactcaCTTAATCgtgttactattttttaaaacctaCAACCGTATTTTCATTCTAGAATACAATCGATCATAGTACTTACACTGTGTCTCTGTGATTgtcaattaacattataatattttatttgcatacttatttagataaatataaaaaagaaaacagttaaatatgcaaaaataagaTTTACCTACCACCTACttgctatattaattattattttactaattatatttttctaattgaGTGGATTCTTATTGAGTATAACTTTAATTAAAACGTACGAGTTTAAATTATGCATGTTCTATATCTAATTTAGTATATAATGACTCTCTGCGACCAACACAATACCCACAATATGTCgatgtacatatattaataataaaatgattaattttccAACTTACTAAAACAATCACAATTCTATcaaaaacttttgtttttagtttctcgattataaattaagtatagaTACATTATGAACatacgatatttatattattgtcattttttattgaatatttaaatagaacATACTAACATAGTGCCTATCGTTTTTGGTTTGTAACAATATTGTGAATGATAAAAGGTTTCGAAACCtacacattataggtacattaggtcctaacattttttcttaaaaaggTAGTTCAGAagtttcaatatttcaattcaGAATCTTTCATTTACTATGTATTATCTAACACTTACAGCATGAtatgaaaatcaaaaacattatgcgtataaaaatattctgtttaatAACTCTTAAAATCACAATATGTTTTAAAggaatgattaataatttattgattataacatatttactgtatgaaaaatattgattttatatgattttttaccTACtagttttataaaactattattaaaagattaataaaattgtaatttttttttctatgaaccaatttatttaattttaagcataaatcatggattttaatatttttaacataaacttatagtataaaaatataattatatttgattagtaaatcatatattaatatcatatattaacaAATCGTAAACCTTTCACTGATAGTCCaataaaattctttaaataaatatctcaTATAGTCAtacagtaggtattataattttttttgtctttataaactattaaaacttaaaagtataattttagtagatattatataaaaataataattgaagtatttactgaatgaaaacggatccgtattcaaaattataatatatgtataaatttatgaatattttttctataagtaatCAAAGTATcacaagaaaatttaaataaaggaTAGTTATGAAGGAATATGAACttgaaatcaaataaaaaatcaacTGACActgtttcttaatttttcttcggtaaaaaaataaaatatgcaagaaAAAAATGCTGAATAATGCTAAATGataaaagttatcaaaaattCTTTTTATGTAAATAGTTATTGGTgaccattataatttaatttaagctgTAACCATAATTTGGAACAAAGCagcaaaaaaaagtttagctaaagtataacaaaatgtacttaatgatttattaaaagaacgtaaaaaaaatcgaagaaaGAATAATGGGCAGGAgcaatgaatataaaattttcataaattatgtattcagaaataaattaatttgcacttttttttatcatttctgtaataattattattataatttcagagtatagcaataattataaaatataagtagaaaaaataaaatgctttcAATTCACATTTAAGTAtacgtataaaatgtttacgaaTTAATAACCTATTTCGAATTCCGCCgtaaaagaatttaaattattatcaaaatttaggtaggtacaccaaaaattacataaaaatgtgattttaattaaattcaaacactAGAGTATTTGtatattgattaaaacaataataaattattatgtctagctataaataatttactttttgaaaacataatacaatattgtatgtattgttgtacctatcataatttatttaaataaaccaaaaatattgttatataattccACTAACTTGCCGGTATATTATAGTGACTAGTACGTTTTTATTGTTGACATCGGATAACCCGTTTTAATGAACTTTGGTCGATGTCAGATATAAatccatttttttatttccgtTTCCTCATTAAACTTTAGTAATTGAAGAGTtagttatatacaatatacatattttttatgtcaGTAAAGTGTATTCGCAGCAAATTCAAACTTCTTATTTTCTCAGCTATTtgcctatatacatatagatagcTGTTTATGAACTcgatatatataaaatatataaaattcgtAATAAAATCGAACTGTTCGGACAACAATTCGGATAATCCGGTGCGGAAAGAACTAAATATTTGTACAGCTCTCAAACGACGATAACACCATTTTTACGCAGAACGAATGCGAAAAATTCCaagagtatatatatttttccatcAAGTTGACAAGAATTTCGAAATTCTTTGGTGTTAGAAAAAAAGAAGATAACCACAAAAACACTCACGCGTTTGTTTTTATCGTATATATGAAGCAAATCATATAAATTgagcaatatataaatatttaatttcaaattttcctTTTACTGCAGACCTTCAaagtataaaaaacataaattcccattttattaataatatgtatacttctgactaaatagtttaatatactaatatacaatttatttacactAGGTACCTTTTTGATATATTTCGTTGTTTATCATTGCGATTacgtcatattaattattagctcTGTTATAATTTCAAATCTTATAATAGTCAAGTTTTCAGATTCAGAGTGTGATTTGGGTACCAAGTTCCTATTCGGGGCAAGAGAACGTGAAAGAGGACGTCCCAAGTAGTGatgaaacaacaaaaaaaaatgtatcgggttcttataaaaaattgaacagaaactattatatttaatatttttatttaaaacagtcacttattttacaattgatttcgattttaagaataattaagAATACGTCATGACTCATGATACATctacgtttaatttattaaaaatatttgttgctgtttttatatttgtatttggtAATCGGTTATAGGAACCTTTATTTCAACCCTGTATCCAATCAGGAGAGAGAGTTAAATTTGGCTATAAATCATCGTGTTTTTATACACGATGATTATGAGTaaacggtatattattatttataatttatctaatataatagCCAACCATTGAGAATTATGATAGGTACAGCGAACCAGACTTGAgacctaaaaaatattaacagttgGGCGTTGTGTGTGTTCACAGGTGCCCGGAACTGAACGCGTGCATCAGCTCGCAGTTCTGGTGCGACGGCGAGACGCACTGCCCGATGGGCTTCGACGAGGACCCAGCCAACTGCGCGAGCCGGAACGGCATGAACCTGATGTACGTGGGCGTGCTGGGTGGCACGGCGGTGGTGCTTTTCACGGTCACCGTCGTGGCGGCGGTGGTGTGCCTGCGGTGCAAGGCCAACAGGTCGCGACGAGCCGAGGATGGAAGGCGGCGGGCGTCCCAAAAGGGCTCAGCCGCTGTCGACCCGATGATGTGCGCGGTCGACCGGACGCACTACGACAAACGGTTCCTGGAAcaaaacggcggcggcggtgtcgTCGGCAACTCGCTTGGCAAGCGGTACCCGTCGTCTTCGGACGACCTGTACCTGGAGTGCAAGCAGGACAGCATGTGTTGACGAAACGACGGCGACGGCAGCGTCGACGTGGACGGCGGCGacaacgacggcggcggcggcgaagaACGCCTTCGAGTCGAGACGACCGTCTGAATCCGACCAAACCACCCGACCGCGTTCGGGTTTGGTATGAACCGCGATCGTTGGGTAAACATATTTTGCGTCGACCCGAACGGTGGTCCATACATCATAGCATCGTGTGGTACGCTCCGTTTCGTTTCGTTCTCGTCAGCCATCAtcttgtatataataaacagtAGAAATCGTTTTTAAGAACAACTCTACAAGCAGGTCATCAGTGAACGCGTCCGGGTTGAACGATAGTGATCATTGAATGCATatccgtataatattgtaattattattatactcagtgCACACTTCCCCGAACGTGCTCATCCGATCGTGTGTGATGTCGACCGAGCGAGTTTATCGTTACCAACCATCCCACCGTCCTCTATACCCCAAACACTGTTATGATAACTATTCCTACTGCATTCGATACCTATTACCGCACAGCCGTCCGTCTGCCGAGCACCGTTTATAGCGATACGATAACATTATGACACACGATATCGTCCGCGGACACACTCGTTGGCGACCACCTTtcactgtacctatattattattattattaccgtcatCGCACTGCAGGTATTTACCGACGTTTGTCGTGGTATACACGTGTGTGCCAGTTCGGAATACTGTTTTAAACAAACCCCTTACGCGGTATGCTCCGCATACCGTCAAACCGCAGGAATCGGACTTGACGTGCACGTCAACCCCCTCCACCCATCGCCGCTCTCGCCGAATTgttatggtttatatttttcccCGTTTGTAATTATTTACCTTTACTTACATCGCTCGCACAGGTGCACACACCCGtgtatatacgtgtatatacgtgtatatacaGGGCGTTTCAGAAAAGAGTGTAGAAAAATTGACTTCGTGATGccattatatatgttttatattatcagCAAACTCTCGGTGAAGTGCCTTCGGACTATAGCTGGTCAGGCACCCACCTATGCGAATCTTTAAAGATGTGACTCGTGACCTATATAGCGAACGATCGTCGgggtggtataatattattatttatgtgggTGTGGTTGCATTGGACAATCATAATGGTCGTCTCTGTCAGGTCTGTCAACTCTCACTACGTTACTGTAGGACCGCGGTCGTTTGTCGCGTCCGTTTATTCCGACAAAATTATTGACCGTGCCGTAAACGACTTACCGCCGACGTGCAGAAATCGTcacgataaaataaatacgCCACCTGAGATAAATCGTATCGATTTAATCTTCGCTTCGTTCGAACAGGGTTTGCCGATAAAATTATCATACGGTTATGGgaatatgaaaaaatacaagTGCTTGgtaatattgaacaatttaaaagaGTGCGTGAACCGGTAGTAAAAAATACACGATGTATTATGCACAGTCTAATCAACATTTCAAATAGGTAACTCAAATTAGGAGCTGCTCGCCAGTGTCAAACATGAAAATGTAGGTAATCAAAGTCttttctatctatatttataccCAATACCCATTAACAGATATcactatttcaaaaataatgtattacaatatcgtataagttatttgattttctaatactataaatatagttttattatggcaataaaaatgaatttatgataaatacagGCTATAGGCACTCTGATCTGAAACGTCCTATCGTTAAACGTTACGGTGAAATGTAAAAAcctaagttattaatattattgcccGTTTCAAAGACAAAATctaattaaacttttatgacGTTTATAAAAATTGGCGAGTCTTCTCCAGGACCTTGCGGTGtgacaattttgaattttaatgttaagtttggttttaatataattttatatttttaattatcttgTTATTAAGTACGTGGTAAAGTATGAcgttaacgataatattattatggtattccTTACACGAGAAGCGGTGAGAAAATGCTGCCTCTCGTAATAGGTTAACTATGCTGTAGGTACAGCGTGTATACGGTTAATATTTAGTTCTTACCATTTATTTAGTAGGGGATATTTTTCCAGGCTTTGGAGGATAAATCCGTTTGAATATTGATAGACATGCCAAAGTATATATTACCTAACCTCGAGCAACAACACAAACTTGCCaagaatgtaaaatattgtaaagccCCCgtcgtatatttaaataataaa encodes:
- the LOC132944689 gene encoding uncharacterized protein LOC132944689 isoform X3 codes for the protein MQVRRFILLCGVLGMIDCGFGCQLSEFMCDTGYCVALDKFCNGNDDCGDKSDEPPYCSPCNRTYHGEVGRTYELEVRRPREDRLPFLCYLNFTAAGGKYGDIIQLTFDTFTVGRFVSYTLDGCPDGYMSIRESQLPDTGGQWCGSAWGFTVYYSETRSINLTLTLSKLSEQGIGYNFDFKLSYKYLKKSDAHLRYGNSTFQTWRGQMITGSYCDRILDQCDRKLCRVQSPNFPGAYPRNVTCYYRIEQRTAPKSKRALIVVRQPNAHKIHIKDQVINYDRSQRTLRVWDQCNVIQDYLTVYDGSLATDPVLVRLCGGDAVPDIVSSGPNMLLEFHTSAFDNPFHPVPLSYLPGFELDVEILFVDNKSPSYAKNTSQCEFFIKPFNNTNWGLLDSPRHSLPPNTSCKYHFQGSSHQTVWLSFIKYHAASTDPNAYHLSNECNARLRIWDKVVSTKTKKSEPVLMGEFCKEQDLPRLCDHALLGNDTRHVRPCAAAESYTSSADELTVEIYLKQGSVLFPLQFLLRYEFVDQSAERRQGPGDVGPAACSRTYASGSGYFGSPKNVFFYGRGGRRNLTCVFRFVPGSPEERVRVTVSRIHSASTACATETDARTDRSRCVYGGGSGADAGTDGVGGSRDDGTQARVTITHYPWPDIELPVGCACSGLREPFTFESYPGAAVRVEFAVRDMNVTQDHRDFGFSAEYAFVKASPTDRNACRDAREHRHLRGPGGFIDLIGVPSAGGRRPAAGACADFPWLIGPATADSSMLRTGGFVYMKLRGYEIQRWRTNSFMCPTRNRVVVYTGAGDGPKTARVICPYDTGASYNALRGSYEAFSPGWAEPLTGAQQLQPNSKTVAVEFLNREYGAYAVTWMEVSKMPRIMPSTNVYAMSSNVHPECAYRCPELNACISSQFWCDGETHCPMGFDEDPANCASRNGMNLMYVGVLGGTAVVLFTVTVVAAVVCLRCKANRSRRAEDGRRRASQKGSAAVDPMMCAVDRTHYDKRFLEQNGGGGVVGNSLGKRYPSSSDDLYLECKQDSMC
- the LOC132944689 gene encoding uncharacterized protein LOC132944689 isoform X1; translated protein: MHFFLQIQHEFITNCELRIKKLWSLCDSQNATMQVRRFILLCGVLGMIDCGFGCQLSEFMCDTGYCVALDKFCNGNDDCGDKSDEPPYCSPCNRTYHGEVGRTYELEVRRPREDRLPFLCYLNFTAAGGKYGDIIQLTFDTFTVGRFVSYTLDGCPDGYMSIRESQLPDTGGQWCGSAWGFTVYYSETRSINLTLTLSKLSEQGIGYNFDFKLSYKYLKKSDAHLRYGNSTFQTWRGQMITGSYCDRILDQCDRKLCRVQSPNFPGAYPRNVTCYYRIEQRTAPKSKRALIVVRQPNAHKIHIKDQVINYDRSQRTLRVWDQCNVIQDYLTVYDGSLATDPVLVRLCGGDAVPDIVSSGPNMLLEFHTSAFDNPFHPVPLSYLPGFELDVEILFVDNKSPSYAKNTSQCEFFIKPFNNTNWGLLDSPRHSLPPNTSCKYHFQGSSHQTVWLSFIKYHAASTDPNAYHLSNECNARLRIWDKVVSTKTKKSEPVLMGEFCKEQDLPRLCDHALLGNDTRHVRPCAAAESYTSSADELTVEIYLKQGSVLFPLQFLLRYEFVDQSAERRQGPGDVGPAACSRTYASGSGYFGSPKNVFFYGRGGRRNLTCVFRFVPGSPEERVRVTVSRIHSASTACATETDARTDRSRCVYGGGSGADAGTDGVGGSRDDGTQARVTITHYPWPDIELPVGCACSGLREPFTFESYPGAAVRVEFAVRDMNVTQDHRDFGFSAEYAFVKASPTDRNACRDAREHRHLRGPGGFIDLIGVPSAGGRRPAAGACADFPWLIGPATADSSMLRTGGFVYMKLRGYEIQRWRTNSFMCPTRNRVVVYTGAGDGPKTARVICPYDTGASYNALRGSYEAFSPGWAEPLTGAQQLQPNSKTVAVEFLNREYGAYAVTWMEVSKMPRIMPSTNVYAMSSNVHPECAYRCPELNACISSQFWCDGETHCPMGFDEDPANCASRNGMNLMYVGVLGGTAVVLFTVTVVAAVVCLRCKANRSRRAEDGRRRASQKGSAAVDPMMCAVDRTHYDKRFLEQNGGGGVVGNSLGKRYPSSSDDLYLECKQDSMC
- the LOC132944689 gene encoding uncharacterized protein LOC132944689 isoform X2 codes for the protein MNKLTISGPRGYLRNANQYLYSGQCSPESATMQVRRFILLCGVLGMIDCGFGCQLSEFMCDTGYCVALDKFCNGNDDCGDKSDEPPYCSPCNRTYHGEVGRTYELEVRRPREDRLPFLCYLNFTAAGGKYGDIIQLTFDTFTVGRFVSYTLDGCPDGYMSIRESQLPDTGGQWCGSAWGFTVYYSETRSINLTLTLSKLSEQGIGYNFDFKLSYKYLKKSDAHLRYGNSTFQTWRGQMITGSYCDRILDQCDRKLCRVQSPNFPGAYPRNVTCYYRIEQRTAPKSKRALIVVRQPNAHKIHIKDQVINYDRSQRTLRVWDQCNVIQDYLTVYDGSLATDPVLVRLCGGDAVPDIVSSGPNMLLEFHTSAFDNPFHPVPLSYLPGFELDVEILFVDNKSPSYAKNTSQCEFFIKPFNNTNWGLLDSPRHSLPPNTSCKYHFQGSSHQTVWLSFIKYHAASTDPNAYHLSNECNARLRIWDKVVSTKTKKSEPVLMGEFCKEQDLPRLCDHALLGNDTRHVRPCAAAESYTSSADELTVEIYLKQGSVLFPLQFLLRYEFVDQSAERRQGPGDVGPAACSRTYASGSGYFGSPKNVFFYGRGGRRNLTCVFRFVPGSPEERVRVTVSRIHSASTACATETDARTDRSRCVYGGGSGADAGTDGVGGSRDDGTQARVTITHYPWPDIELPVGCACSGLREPFTFESYPGAAVRVEFAVRDMNVTQDHRDFGFSAEYAFVKASPTDRNACRDAREHRHLRGPGGFIDLIGVPSAGGRRPAAGACADFPWLIGPATADSSMLRTGGFVYMKLRGYEIQRWRTNSFMCPTRNRVVVYTGAGDGPKTARVICPYDTGASYNALRGSYEAFSPGWAEPLTGAQQLQPNSKTVAVEFLNREYGAYAVTWMEVSKMPRIMPSTNVYAMSSNVHPECAYRCPELNACISSQFWCDGETHCPMGFDEDPANCASRNGMNLMYVGVLGGTAVVLFTVTVVAAVVCLRCKANRSRRAEDGRRRASQKGSAAVDPMMCAVDRTHYDKRFLEQNGGGGVVGNSLGKRYPSSSDDLYLECKQDSMC